Proteins encoded within one genomic window of Gadus macrocephalus chromosome 16, ASM3116895v1:
- the LOC132475130 gene encoding extracellular calcium-sensing receptor-like — MAPIAAKILFLSVIFLLKDLIVSSAALFTDCAFIGEEETNSFYQDGDVVLGGVFPLHYTRVSSLPTYTSKPEPGSHKYFSARALRWMQTMTFAIREINQRSDLLSELRLGFHIRDSCDDVPVSLKASLLLVNGQPGPPATGNGSCANVTRSPSPVIIGDASSGVSMALLRSLGPFQIPLVSYFASCSCLSEQTEFPMFMRTMPSDAFQVRALARLVSHFGWTWVGVIGQESDYARFAIQLFLQESSLYGVCAAYVHHYPLVLSQQPLDKLLDIIQGSSSKVILNFCGESEVQSIMRAIRQRNITGIQWIAGEAWATAKSLWEEFGNLLSGTLGFGIRRAEVIPGLKQHLSRLRPSNIQDSAFLTELWEETFNCRLNGSVNTHSHMVNHLDRKPCSGMEDLNDVYSAFSDVSQLRVSYNVYKAVYLVAHALQRMSDCVVGHGPFVNGTCGKPQSLEPWQLFHYMKNTKFSILGEKVDFDLNGDPIASYDLINWRREQDGSLRLLKVGFYDASLSPELSLVVNASAIQWPVGQQAVRSVCSESCPPGKRVARRKGKPVCCFDCVTCAEGEVSNNTDSLDCTRCPEDMWPNDMRNLCLPKNVEFLSYKEPMGVVLCAGSVLGACTSLLVLAMFYKHRATPVVRANNMELSFFLLLFLATCFLIGLLFIGEPSDWLCRIRYPAFGISFALCISCLLAKTLVVLMAFRATLPGSGVMKWFGPNQQRASVLLCTVVQGLICIIWLLTYPPFTNSNTGYLRNTIIIECATGSEVGFWCVLGYIGLLACLCFFMAFLARELPDNFNEAKFITFSMLIFFAVWITFIPVYVSTAGKYTVAVHIFAILASAYGLLFCIFVPKCYIIILKPEKNSKKNMMRK, encoded by the exons ATGGCTCCCATTGCTGCCAAGATACTTTTTCTATCGGTCATTTTCCTCTTGAAAGACCTCATTGTAAGTTCAGCTGCCCTATTCACAGACTGTGCTTTCATCGGAGAAGAAGAGACGAACAGTTTTTACCAAGACGGAGATGTGGTGTTAGGGGGCGTCTTTCCTCTACACTACACCCGTGTGTCTTCTCTTCCAACGTACACATCCAAACCAGAACCTGGTTCCCACAAATA TTTCAGTGCCCGTGCCCTGCGTTGGATGCAGACCATGACCTTTGCTATCAGGGAGATCAACCAGCGCAGTGACTTGCTGTCTGAGCTGAGGCTGGGGTTCCACATCAGAGACAGCTGCGACGACGTCCCCGTGTCTCTGAAGGCCTCCCTGCTTCTAGTGAATGGCCAGCCAGGCCCCCCAGCCACCGGGAATGGGA GTTGTGCCAATGTCACCAGGTCCCCGTCTCCTGTTATCATAGGAGATGCATCCTCTGGTGTGTCGATGGCTCTGCTTAGAAGTCTGGGCCCCTTTCAGATCCCCCTG GTGAGCTACTTTGCCTCCTGCAGCTGCCTGAGTGAGCAGACAGAGTTTCCCATGTTCATGCGCACCATGCCCAGCGATGCCTTCCAGGTCAGAGCCCTGGCCCGCTTGGTCAGCCACTTCGGCTGGACCTGGGTGGGGGTAATTGGCCAGGAGTCTGACTATGCACGCTTTGCCATACAGCTCTTTCTCCAGGAGTCGTcactgtatggtgtgtgtgctgCCTATGTTCACCACTATCCCCTGGTTCTGAGTCAGCAGCCTCTGGATAAGCTACTGGATATCATTCAG GGGTCATCTTCAAAGGTCATCCTTAACTTCTGCGGTGAGTCAGAAGTCCAAAGCATCATGAGAGCCATTCGACAGCGGAACATCACAGGCATCCAGTGGATCGCGGGCGAGGCCTGGGCCACAGCCAAGTCACTCTGGGAGGAGTTTGGCAACCTCTTGAGCGGCACCTTGGGCTTCGGTATTCGCAGAGCCGAGGTAATTCCAGGGTTGAAGCAGCATCTGTCCAGACTTCGACCGTCAAATATCCAAGACTCAGCTTTCCTCACAGAGCTCTGGGAAGAGACATTCAACTGCAGACTGAACGGCTCTGtaaacacacattctcacatggTCAACCATCTGGATCGAAAGCCTTGCAGTGGCATGGAGGATTTAAACGACGTGTACTCTGCCTTCTCAGATGTGAGCCAGCTCAGGGTGTCGTATAACGTGTACAAGGCTGTGTATTTGGTGGCCCATGCACTGCAGAGAATGAGTGACTGTGTGGTGGGACACGGGCCTTTTGTGAACGGCACCTGTGGAAAACCTCAAAGTCTAGAGCCGTGGCAG CTGTTCCACTACATGAAGAATACTAAGTTCTCCATATTGGGTGAAAAAGTGGACTTTGATCTTAACGGTGACCCCATCGCTTCGTATGACCTCATAAACTGGCGAAGGGAGCAGGATGGCTCTCTGCGGCTGCTGAAGGTGGGCTTTTACGACGCCTCCCTGTCTCCAGAGCTCAGCCTGGTGGTGAATGCATCTGCCATTCAGTGGCCTGTTGGGCAACAG GCGGTCCGGTCTGTGTGCAGTGAGAGCTGCCCACCAGGGAAGCGTGTAgccaggaggaaggggaagccTGTCTGCTGTTTTGACTGTGTCACCTGTGCTGAAGGGGAGGTCAGCAACAACACCG ATTCTTTGGACTGCACACGGTGCCCAGAAGACATGTGGCCTAACGACATGAGAAACCTTTGCCTCCCAAAGAATGTTGAGTTCTTGTCTTACAAGGAGCCAATGGGTGTGGTTCTATGTGCTGGATCGGTTCTTGGAGCGTGTACCTCTCTCCTTGTTCTGGCCATGTTCTATAAACACAGGGCCACACCTGTTGTCCGGGCAAACAACATGGAACTGAGCTTTTTCCTTCTGTTATTCCTGGCCACCTGTTTCCTCATTGGGCTTTTGTTCATCGGTgagccctctgattggctgtgccgAATTCGGTACCCAGCGTTCGGAATCAGCTTTGCCCTATGCATCTCCTGCCTTCTGGCTAAGACATTAGTGGTCCTAATGGCTTTCAGGGCCACACTGCCAGGAAGTGGTGTCATGAAGTGGTTCGGACCCAATCAGCAAAGAGCAAGTGTGCTTTTGTGCACGGTGGTCCAG GGCTTGATCTGTATTATCTGGCTGCTCACCTACCCACCTTTCACCAATAGCAACACAGGCTACCTCAGGAACACCATCATTATCGAGTGTGCTACCGGCTCGGAGGTCGGCTTCTGGTGTGTTCTCGGCTACATCGGCCTGTTAGCATGCCTGTGCTTCTTCATGGCGTTTTTGGCCCGTGAGTTACCTGACAATTTCAATGAAGCTAAATTCATTACGTTCAGCATGCTCATCTTCTTTGCGGTGTGGATCACTTTCATTCCCGTCTACGTTAGCACCGCCGGTAAATACACTGTGGCAGTGCACATTTTTGCGATTCTGGCTTCTGCTTATGGTCttctgttttgtatttttgttccAAAGTGCTACATTATCATTTTAAAGCCAGAAAAAAACAGCAAGAAAAATATGATGCGTAAATGA